A single window of Candidatus Kaelpia aquatica DNA harbors:
- a CDS encoding DUF4416 family protein, giving the protein MGRRMGLVRKVQPVKLIVAMLANKIALLETAEELLAKKFGAIDYNSRVLEFNVTDYYRDEMGDNLLRKFISFKQLVPPSRLREIKLYTNRLEKRFINNNSRDINLDPGYINEGKVVLVSTKDSLQRLYLGRGIYGEVTLYLKGGEYQDLVWTYPDYKSLEYKSVFGEIRALFRKQIGR; this is encoded by the coding sequence ATGGGAAGAAGAATGGGGCTTGTAAGGAAGGTCCAACCTGTAAAATTAATAGTAGCCATGCTTGCAAATAAGATAGCTTTGCTTGAAACAGCAGAAGAACTTTTAGCTAAAAAGTTTGGTGCAATAGATTATAACAGCAGAGTGCTGGAATTTAATGTTACTGACTATTACAGAGATGAGATGGGAGATAATTTGCTGCGAAAGTTTATAAGTTTTAAGCAGTTGGTTCCACCATCTAGACTAAGAGAGATTAAACTCTACACAAACAGGCTAGAAAAAAGATTTATAAATAATAACAGTAGGGATATCAATCTGGATCCCGGTTATATTAACGAAGGGAAAGTGGTTCTAGTCTCTACTAAAGATAGCCTTCAGAGACTTTATTTGGGTAGAGGTATATATGGAGAGGTTACTCTATATCTTAAGGGCGGAGAGTATCAGGATCTTGTTTGGACATATCCTGACTATAAGAGCCTTGAATATAAGAGTGTTTTTGGTGAGATACGAGCTTTATTTCGCAAACAGATAGGAAGGTGA